A portion of the Cryptomeria japonica chromosome 5, Sugi_1.0, whole genome shotgun sequence genome contains these proteins:
- the LOC131054126 gene encoding uncharacterized protein LOC131054126, with amino-acid sequence MASSKTRSSAPVLHLALQRSLSPTRHSFAPSLSSKHYNSSPVITFDLARSVSPKRNLQARSPVRSVPPKAGQRAAVPSGSARKMCLCSPSNHPGAFRCSLHRNCPSSSSSSSASTNSQLHMRRSAMKNSLVRIGSVEGGEWMKKALSALIRPSSHQVRRRTSFQPQPSRLCHMTRAEDAAVS; translated from the coding sequence ATGGCTTCTTCAAAGACCAGATCCAGCGCCCCTGTTCTCCACCTTGCCCTTCAGCGCTCCCTTTCCCCCACACGCCATTCATTTGCCCCCTCTCTCTCCTCTAAGCATTACAATTCTTCTCCTGTAATCACTTTCGACTTGGCCAGATCAGTGTCGCCAAAGAGAAATCTGCAGGCCCGATCCCCGGTCCGTTCGGTTCCGCCCAAGGCCGGGCAGAGGGCAGCCGTTCCGTCCGGTTCGGCAAGGAAGATGTGCCTCTGCTCGCCTAGTAATCACCCCGGCGCCTTCCGTTGCAGTCTCCATAGGAATTgcccctcttcctcttcctcttcctccgcTTCTACCAATTCTCAGCTGCACATGCGCAGATCGGCCATGAAAAACTCTCTGGTGAGAATCGGCAGTGTGGAAGGAGGTGAATGGATGAAGAAAGCACTCTCTGCGCTCATCCGCCCCTCGTCTCATCAAGTACGAAGGAGAACGTCGTTTCAGCCACAGCCGAGCAGGCTCTGTCATATGACCAGGGCGGAAGACGCGGCCGTATCGTGA